A single region of the Aquarana catesbeiana isolate 2022-GZ linkage group LG07, ASM4218655v1, whole genome shotgun sequence genome encodes:
- the LOC141102673 gene encoding proto-oncogene Mas-like, translating into MNITRGNETDINDTILQDPRVCTEGPELRLPAVDAVFLGICVFGLVGNITVFWNLCFRIRRNKYTVYIANLSVADALLLAVVMLTLVVQISNFFGSHPGFKVTCPFYKFVDVFYYSLTYSGKNILTAISVERCISVLSPIWHRTRRPKKFSTMTCAVLWLLGILEGLLDVFVCAPEAYIKHHPQCAAVEVMIFVSAVGICLPLMVISSVTLLYKLRRRTVSQDYPSRLYIIIIISVIVFILSVLPLNIFRFLMFYRAMKTVPPIKLVFISQYWLVFNSTINPYIYFLVGRKWNQNICCSIKDSLQRAFMVDTDRIHVPSERQQVQ; encoded by the coding sequence ATGAATATTACTAGAGGAAACGAGACGGACATAAACGACACTATACTGCAGGACCCCAGGGTGTGCACAGAGGGTCCCGAGCTGCGGCTCCCTGCTGTAGACGCGGTTTTCCTCGGGATTTGTGTCTTTGGCTTGGTGGGAAACATTACCGTGTTTTGGAACCTTTGCTTCAGGATCCGGAGGAACAAATATACAGTTTACATCGCCAACCTGTCTGTGGCTGACGCCCTCTTGCTAGCAGTGGTGATGTTGACGTTGGTGGTCCAGATCAGCAATTTCTTTGGCTCACATCCCGGATTTAAAGTGACGTGTCCTTTCTACAAATTTGTGGATGTATTTTATTACTCATTGACCTATTCCGGGAAAAACATCCTGACAGCCATCAGCGTGGAGAGGTGCATCTCCGTCTTGTCCCCCATTTGGCATCGCACTCGTCGCCCCAAGAAGTTCTCCACTATGACATGTGCAGTTCTCTGGCTGCTTGGCATCTTGGAGGGCCTCCTTGACGTCTTTGTGTGTGCTCCAGAAGCTTACATCAAACATCATCCGCAATGTGCAGCGGTTGAAGTGATGATTTTTGTGTCTGCGGTCGGGATCTGTCTACCGCTCATGGTTATTTCCAGCGTCACCTTACTCTACAAATTAAGGAGGAGGACGGTCAGTCAGGATTACCCTTCTAGATTGTATATCATTATCATCATATCAGTCATTGTCTTTATCCTTTCAGTGTTGCCATTAAATATTTTTCGTTTTTTAATGTTCTATAGGGCGATGAAAACAGTACCACCCATCAAACTGGTTTTTATTAGTCAATATTGGCTGGTATTTAACAGCACAATCAACCCTTATATATACTTCCTTGTTGGGAGAAAATGGAACCAGAACATATGTTGTTCCATCAAGGATTCCCTTCAACGAGCCTTCATGGTGGACACAGACAGGATACATGTTCCATCAGAAAGACAACAAGTCCAATAA